In Panthera tigris isolate Pti1 chromosome C1, P.tigris_Pti1_mat1.1, whole genome shotgun sequence, the following proteins share a genomic window:
- the TMED5 gene encoding transmembrane emp24 domain-containing protein 5 isoform X1 yields the protein MGVKIWLPFPVLLLAILYPVLLPVAAAFTPSLDSDFTFTLPAGQKECFYQPMPLKASLEIEYQVLDGAGLDIDFHLASPQGRTLVFEQRKSDGVHTIETEDGDYMFCFDNTFSTISEKVIFFELILDNMGEQMQEQEDWKKYITGTDMLDMKLEDILESINSIKARLSKSGHIQTLLRAFEARDRNIQESNFDRVNFWSMVNLVVMVVVSAIQVYMLKSLFEDKRKSRT from the exons ATGGGCGTCAAGATCTGGCTGCCCTTCCCGGTGCTCCTCCTGGCCATTCTGTACCCAGTGCTGCTGCCGGTGGCTGCCGCCTTCACTCCCTCCTTAGACAGCGACTTCACGTTTACCCTTCCGGCCGGCCAGAAGGAGTGTTTCTACCAGCCCATGCCCCTGAAGGCCTCGCTGGAGATTGAGTACCAA GTCTTAGATGGAGCGGGATTAGATATTGATTTCCATCTTGCCTCTCCACAAGGAAGAACCTTAGTTTTTGAACAAAGAAAATCAGATGGAGTTCACAC GATAGAGACTGAAGACGGTGACTACATGTTCTGCTTTGATAATACATTCAGCACCATTTCTGAGAAGGTGATTTTCTTTGAATTAATCCTGGATAATATGGGAGAACAGATGCAAGAACAAGAGGACTGGAAGAAATATATTACTGGCACAGACATGTTGGATATGAAACTGGAAGATATCCTG GAATCCATCAACAGTATCAAGGCCAGACTAAGCAAAAGCGGTCACATCCAGACTCTGCTTAGAGCATTTGAAGCTCGTGATCGAAATATCCAAGAAAGCAACTTTGATAGAGTCAATTTCTGGTCTATGGTTAACTTAGTGGTAATGGTGGTAGTGTCAGCCATTCAAGTTTATATGCTGAAGAGTCTATTTGAAGATAAGAGGAAAAGTAGAACTTAA
- the TMED5 gene encoding transmembrane emp24 domain-containing protein 5 isoform X2 has protein sequence MGVKIWLPFPVLLLAILYPVLLPVAAAFTPSLDSDFTFTLPAGQKECFYQPMPLKASLEIEYQVLDGAGLDIDFHLASPQGRTLVFEQRKSDGVHTIETEDGDYMFCFDNTFSTISEKVIFFELILDNMGEQMQEQEDWKKYITGTDMLDMKLEDILDPTIKIRFSEDVQFRVHLRIHQQYQGQTKQKRSHPDSA, from the exons ATGGGCGTCAAGATCTGGCTGCCCTTCCCGGTGCTCCTCCTGGCCATTCTGTACCCAGTGCTGCTGCCGGTGGCTGCCGCCTTCACTCCCTCCTTAGACAGCGACTTCACGTTTACCCTTCCGGCCGGCCAGAAGGAGTGTTTCTACCAGCCCATGCCCCTGAAGGCCTCGCTGGAGATTGAGTACCAA GTCTTAGATGGAGCGGGATTAGATATTGATTTCCATCTTGCCTCTCCACAAGGAAGAACCTTAGTTTTTGAACAAAGAAAATCAGATGGAGTTCACAC GATAGAGACTGAAGACGGTGACTACATGTTCTGCTTTGATAATACATTCAGCACCATTTCTGAGAAGGTGATTTTCTTTGAATTAATCCTGGATAATATGGGAGAACAGATGCAAGAACAAGAGGACTGGAAGAAATATATTACTGGCACAGACATGTTGGATATGAAACTGGAAGATATCCTG g ACCCTACTATAAAAATACGTTTTTCAGAAGATGTACAATTTAGAGTGCATCTTA GAATCCATCAACAGTATCAAGGCCAGACTAAGCAAAAGCGGTCACATCCAGACTCTGCTTAG